The Candidatus Hydrogenedentota bacterium region CCCGCGCCTGCGGCGGATGCTGCCGCGCCTGCGGCGGAGACCCCCGCGCCTGCGGCGGAGGAGGCCCCCGCCCCCGCACAGTGAGTGACCGTCTCTTCGGAATGAATAGGTCCCGCGCGCCGTTCCCTTGGCCAGGGAAACCGGGGGGCAAGAATCGCTGAAACAGGAGAGATGTGTTGGAAAAGGTGATCATCATCGGATCGGGGCCGGCCGGGTGCACCGCCGCCCTCTACTGCGCGCGCGCCGACATGAGCCCCCTCTGCCTGGAGGGCGAGCCCAGCCAGGAAATCCTCCCCGGCGGACAGCTCATGACCACCACGGAGGTCGAGAATTTTCCCGGCTATCCCGAGGGGATCAGCGGCCCCGCCATGATGGAGGACTTCAAGAAGCAGGCCCAGCGCTTCGGCGCGCGGTTTGAGTACAAGACCGTCACCCGCGTGGACTTTTCCGGCCCGCCCCACCGGGTCTGGTCCGGCGACGAGTGCTTTGAGACCGGGGCCGTGATCATCTCCACCGGCGCCAGCGCGCGCTACCTGGGGCTGGAGTCCGAGAAGACCTTTCTGAACCGCGGCGTGTCCGCCTGCGCCACCTGCGACGGCGCGCTGCCCCGCTTCCGCGGCAAGCCGGTGGTCGTGCTGGGCGGCGGCGACACGGCCATGGAGGAGGCCCTCTTTCTCGCCCGGTTCGCCGGGGAGGTCCATGTCGTCCACCGCCGCGACAAGTTCCGCGCCAGCAAGATCATGGGCGACCGCGTCGTCAACCACCCCAAGATCACGGTGCACTGGAACTCCGTGGTGGAGGAGATTCTGGGCAGCGACGCGGACGGCGTCACCGGCGTCCGCCTGAAGGACGTTGTCACAGGGGCGGTCTGCGAGGTCGCCTGTGCGGGCTATTTCGCCGCCATCGGCCACAAGCCCAATTCGGACCTCTTCACCGGCCTGCTGGACATGGACGAGACCGGCTATCTGGTCACGAAGCCCGACAGCGGCCAGACGAACATCGAGGGCG contains the following coding sequences:
- the trxB gene encoding thioredoxin-disulfide reductase yields the protein MLEKVIIIGSGPAGCTAALYCARADMSPLCLEGEPSQEILPGGQLMTTTEVENFPGYPEGISGPAMMEDFKKQAQRFGARFEYKTVTRVDFSGPPHRVWSGDECFETGAVIISTGASARYLGLESEKTFLNRGVSACATCDGALPRFRGKPVVVLGGGDTAMEEALFLARFAGEVHVVHRRDKFRASKIMGDRVVNHPKITVHWNSVVEEILGSDADGVTGVRLKDVVTGAVCEVACAGYFAAIGHKPNSDLFTGLLDMDETGYLVTKPDSGQTNIEGVFACGDVRDRVYRQAITAAGSGCMAALDAVRWIESREG